In Mariluticola halotolerans, one DNA window encodes the following:
- a CDS encoding GtrA family protein codes for MILQSIFTRGAVRLRASRSALVEFLRYAVASIVALALDFSLLLGLTELAGWHYLVSAAVGFTAGSIFLYVLSTGFIFRSRRLQNRQAEFMVFAGIGVIGLVINQSLMFGLVSFGGLAYPLAKIATVMFTFLFNFGMRKTLLFKSPISAGV; via the coding sequence ATGATTCTGCAATCCATATTTACGCGCGGTGCAGTCCGGTTGCGTGCATCGCGATCGGCATTGGTGGAATTTTTGCGTTACGCGGTTGCCAGTATTGTGGCACTTGCGCTCGATTTTTCATTGCTTCTCGGACTAACTGAACTGGCCGGCTGGCATTATCTGGTTTCTGCCGCGGTCGGGTTCACGGCGGGCAGTATATTTCTCTACGTGTTGTCGACAGGTTTTATCTTCCGTTCGCGGCGACTGCAGAACAGGCAGGCCGAGTTCATGGTTTTTGCGGGCATCGGTGTCATAGGGCTGGTGATCAATCAGTCGCTGATGTTCGGCTTGGTTTCTTTTGGTGGGCTGGCATATCCGCTGGCGAAAATCGCCACCGTTATGTTCACATTTTTATTCAATTTCGGGATGCGCAAGACCTTGCTTTTCAAGTCCCCGATTTCCGCAGGAGTTTGA